One Plasmodium cynomolgi strain B DNA, chromosome 12, whole genome shotgun sequence genomic region harbors:
- a CDS encoding hypothetical protein (putative) produces the protein MTPLFRVLCSLLALLNFVTPEEILPTKETDSPIFYYGFINNEVYQHYLPSRYSNVLRDRDSIRMSCNKGYTVAVRKASIIDLNEEENDYKNMAKEICSKKEQCQIDVRKFKRNTKNPHLDFSSELAIEYICMSSYKNLYDGKAFHQGNSSEVTKFMSISKALEACTLNNCKYVIWNDEDKRAVICNSDNLDHFVEKKNNVTYMNPANFYTPGYATFLNYMSICDHVLKSAPYNLSTPKSVDVCSHLDCDYFTRSNSPEGRHRCD, from the exons ATGACGCCCCTTTTCCGCGTGCTCTGTTCATTGCTCGCCCTACTTAATTTTGTCACTCCAGAGGAAATTTTACCAACCAAGGAGACAGACAGCCCTATTTTTTACTATGG atttataaataatgagGTGTATCAACATTACCTGCCGTCAAGGTATTCCAACGTGTTGAGAGAT AGAGACTCCATAAGAATGTCCTGCAATAAAGGCTACACCGTGGCAGTCAGAAAGGCGTCCATAATAGACCTGAACGAGGAAG AAAATGACTACAAAAATATGGCAAAGGAAATATGCTCCAAGAAGGAACAATGTCAG ATCGACGTACGGAAATTCAAAAGGAACACTAAGAACCCCCACCTGGACTTTTCTTCAGAACTAGCCATAGAATACATCTGCATGAG TTCTTATAAAAACCTCTACGATGGAAAGGCCTTCCACCAAGGA AACAGCAGTGAAGTGACAAAGTTTATGTCCATTTCGAAGGCGTTAGAGGCTTGCACCTTAAACAACTGTAAATACGTCATATGGAATGATGAGGACAAAAGGGCCGTCATCTGCAATTCGGACAATTTGGAC CATTTTGtagaaaagaagaacaacGTAACGTATATGAACCCTGCCAATTTCTACACCCCGGGATATGCGACCTTCTTAAATTATATGTCTATCTGCGACCATGTTTTGAAAAGCGCGCCCTACAATTTGAGCACCCCCAAATCTGTGGACGTTTGCTCCCACTTGGATTGCGACTACTTCACAAGAAGTAACTCCCCAGAGGGTCGTCATCGCTGCGAT
- a CDS encoding 40S ribosomal protein S3 (putative) — protein sequence MSAPISKKRKFINDGVFQAELNEFLARILAEDGYSGVEVRVTPIRTEVIIRATRTREVLGDKGRRIRELTSLVQKRFFNKSTNSVELFAERVEHRGLCAMAQAESLRYKLLKGLAVRRACYGVLRHIMESGAKGCEVIVSGKLRAQRAKSMKFRDGYLISTGEPSKRFVNTATRSAQLKQGVLGIKVKIMLPTAVDSKTGLPSILPDNISVLEPKTETIEAL from the exons ATGTCAGCTCCT ATatcgaaaaagagaaaatttaTCAACGATGGTGTTTTCCAAGCTGAGTTGAATGAATTTTTGGCCCGAATTTTAGCTGAGGATGGATACTCAGGTGTAGAAGTCAGAGTCACACCGATAAG GACCGAAGTTATAATTAGGGCTACGCGTACGAGGGAAGTACTAGGTGATAAGGGAAGGAGAATCAGAGAACTCACATCCCTGGTCCAGAAAAGATTCTTCAACAAATCGACAAACAGTGTTGAATTGTTTGCAGAGAGAGTAGAGCACAGAGGACTGTGTGCAATGGCACAAGCAGAGTCACTTAGATATAAGTTACTAAAAGGATTGGCAGTCAGACGTGCATGTTATGGTGTACTCAGGCACATTATGGAGTCGGGCGCCAAGGGATGTGAAGTTATTGTGTCGGGTAAATTAAGAGCCCAGAGAGCTAAGAGTATGAAATTCCGTGATGGTTACTTAATATCAACAGGAGAGCCATCCAAACGATTTGTTAACACGGCTACTAGATCGGCACAACTAAAACAAGGAGTCCTAGGTATTAAGGTTAAAATTATGCTGCCCACTGCTGTTGACTCGAAGACGGGATTGCCATCCATTTTACCTGACAACATTTCTGTTTTGGAGCCCAAAACCGAAACCATAGAAGCATTGTGA